In the Candidatus Cloacimonas acidaminovorans str. Evry genome, one interval contains:
- a CDS encoding AAA family ATPase: MLVEFSVENYRSIYNKVTLSMEAVTKNELDDHIREVSHQRLLKTGVIYGANASGKSNIFKAFSFMKNMVLNSFKESQIGELILVEPFLLNSTGKDEPSSFEVIFLIDDVLYRYGFSAFRDHIAKEWLFSRKTIPRAREIVLFERSGQDIKVHIQFKEGKGEVKDKLRENSLFISLLAQFNGLIAIKIVKCFLDSNLWAMDAYNPIHTTALLDNNVVPLKWVNEFMQKADTDIKEIRINEQEIEKDMRINIPVSSLILKGKENQVVTLSIKTIHQFYDPKEDVLKEVEFDMEKQESEGTKKFYCLAGLLYATLQNGGRLFIDEIENSLHPFLTRIIIRLFQDKETNPKGAQLFFTTQNTLFLNKDNFRRDEIWFVEKAPDHSSDLYSLVEYKLPKGSARKDASYAKDYIRGKYGAVPYVEYADFAELFKKSRERTKNEQN, translated from the coding sequence ATGTTAGTAGAATTCAGCGTAGAAAATTACCGGTCTATTTATAACAAAGTTACTTTAAGTATGGAAGCGGTTACCAAAAACGAGCTGGATGACCATATTAGAGAAGTTTCCCATCAGCGTTTACTTAAAACCGGTGTAATTTATGGAGCCAATGCCAGTGGCAAAAGTAACATCTTTAAAGCATTTTCTTTTATGAAAAATATGGTTCTCAATTCCTTCAAAGAATCGCAAATTGGAGAGCTGATTTTAGTGGAGCCCTTTTTACTGAATTCTACGGGTAAAGATGAACCCAGTTCTTTTGAAGTGATATTTTTAATTGATGATGTTCTCTATCGCTATGGATTTTCTGCCTTTAGAGATCATATTGCCAAAGAATGGTTATTTAGCCGAAAAACAATTCCCAGAGCACGAGAAATAGTTCTTTTTGAAAGATCGGGTCAGGATATTAAGGTCCACATTCAATTCAAAGAAGGCAAAGGGGAGGTGAAAGACAAACTGAGAGAGAATTCTCTTTTCATCAGTTTATTAGCCCAGTTTAATGGTCTTATAGCAATTAAAATAGTTAAATGCTTTTTAGATTCCAATTTATGGGCAATGGATGCGTATAATCCTATTCATACAACTGCTTTATTGGATAACAATGTTGTTCCCCTAAAATGGGTAAATGAATTTATGCAAAAAGCTGATACTGATATAAAAGAAATCCGGATAAATGAGCAAGAAATTGAAAAGGATATGAGAATAAATATTCCCGTTTCTTCACTTATTTTAAAGGGGAAAGAAAATCAAGTGGTTACTCTTTCTATTAAGACCATACACCAGTTCTATGATCCTAAAGAAGATGTCCTGAAAGAAGTAGAATTTGATATGGAGAAGCAGGAATCTGAAGGAACCAAAAAATTCTACTGTCTTGCAGGTTTATTATATGCCACTTTACAAAATGGTGGAAGATTATTTATAGATGAAATAGAAAACAGTTTGCATCCTTTCTTAACCAGAATCATTATCCGGTTATTTCAGGATAAAGAAACCAATCCCAAGGGTGCACAATTATTTTTTACAACCCAAAATACACTCTTTCTGAATAAAGATAATTTTAGACGGGATGAGATCTGGTTTGTGGAAAAAGCACCGGATCATTCTTCCGATCTTTATTCCTTAGTAGAATATAAATTACCGAAAGGTTCTGCCCGTAAAGATGCATCTTATGCAAAGGATTATATTCGTGGAAAATATGGAGCTGTTCCTTATGTAGAATATGCGGATTTTGCAGAGTTATTCAAAAAAAGCAGAGAGCGGACTAAAAATGAGCAGAACTAA
- a CDS encoding P-loop NTPase family protein: MIHKDYLLADANIPLISCDRLRDELLIYNLDESATAKLIDQFEKLTGKTIDKFYKIEELSGGQKVILMALLAIYSPAPKIRFVNLLNALDPKRRDAIQSLIRNSGKDIILDES; encoded by the coding sequence ATGATACATAAGGATTATTTATTGGCTGATGCTAATATTCCGCTTATTTCCTGTGACCGCTTAAGAGATGAACTTCTTATTTACAATTTGGATGAATCAGCCACAGCTAAGCTGATTGACCAGTTTGAAAAATTGACTGGTAAGACAATAGATAAATTTTACAAAATAGAGGAACTTTCCGGAGGGCAGAAAGTTATTTTGATGGCACTTTTGGCAATATATTCTCCTGCACCTAAAATCCGTTTTGTGAATTTGCTGAATGCGCTTGATCCAAAACGCCGCGATGCAATTCAAAGCTTGATTCGGAATAGCGGAAAGGATATTATTCTGGACGAAAGCTGA
- a CDS encoding ECF transporter S component, protein MKWYLIVGLTVMVMIATVLVRIPVPGGGYFNLGDVVIIFSGLFGGWKAGLIAGGIGSALADLIGFPVFAPITLIVKGLEGLIAGLAKPAIKWQIYFFPAIAVIIMIAGYFLGCWLFPNLGLAVAIADLPVNIIQAVAGYIGGIALHLAYTKISST, encoded by the coding sequence ATGAAATGGTATCTTATAGTTGGACTTACCGTTATGGTTATGATCGCTACGGTTCTGGTAAGAATTCCTGTTCCGGGAGGTGGCTATTTTAATTTAGGAGATGTAGTTATTATCTTTAGTGGACTTTTTGGTGGCTGGAAAGCAGGTTTAATTGCCGGAGGAATTGGTTCGGCTCTTGCAGATTTAATCGGTTTTCCTGTTTTTGCTCCTATAACGCTTATTGTTAAAGGGCTGGAAGGATTAATTGCCGGATTGGCAAAACCCGCTATAAAATGGCAGATTTATTTTTTCCCGGCAATAGCAGTTATAATTATGATTGCCGGTTATTTTTTGGGTTGCTGGCTTTTTCCTAATCTGGGATTGGCAGTAGCCATAGCCGATTTGCCGGTCAATATTATTCAGGCAGTTGCAGGTTATATTGGAGGTATTGCCTTACATCTTGCTTACACCAAAATTTCCAGTACTTAG